TCTTTTACTCAATGCATTGGTGAATCCTCGTTCGACTGACTATGCTACGATGATTTGGATGCAACCACTACGCTCGATGACATTAATCCAATTGGATTCTACGGCGATTCTTACCTTCGCACAATACAATCAGAAAGTTGCGGGGTTGCGTAACGGTCGAGACGATTTAAAAAAAATCACGGGCGCGTCGAGTAAATCCCCCGTATAATGCGAATTGCAACCAAATGAACCGCCCGCGCATCTAACCCTCACAAAGCAATAACTTTTGCTGGCGGTCGACTTTAGCGAGCACGGGAGCATCCATGGCAAACCATTACGACGTGATCATCATCGGCAGCGGCGCCGGTGGCGGCACGCTGGCACACAAGCTTGCGCCGACGGGAAAAAAGATTCTGATTCTTGAGCGCGGCGATTACGTGCCGCGAGAAAAAGACAACTGGAGCGCCAAAGCGGTCAACCTCGAAGGCAAGTACCAAACCAAAGAGAAGTGGCTCGATAAAGACGGCAAAGAGTTACATCCGCATACGAATTACTACGTCGGCGGCAACACGAAATTTTTCGGCGCGGCGCCCGCGATGTCCAATTCAAAGCGCCGTTGCTGAGCGCCACGCCGGAAGCCGCCGAGGAAATTCTCTTCACACTGGAAGCGCCAACATAATGCACGGCCCGCTCCTCGCGCTGCTAACTTTCTTCTTTGCCTTGCGAGTATTTGGACAAGCGCTGGTCGCCTTCACCGGCGTCACCTGGCTGCCGGCGATGGAGCATTGGTTCTCCGGCGTGATTCCCTATCCGGCGCTGCTGATCATTCAGTTG
This is a stretch of genomic DNA from Deltaproteobacteria bacterium. It encodes these proteins:
- a CDS encoding FAD-binding protein, yielding MANHYDVIIIGSGAGGGTLAHKLAPTGKKILILERGDYVPREKDNWSAKAVNLEGKYQTKEKWLDKDGKELHPHTNYYVGGNTKFFGAAPAMSNSKRRC